In Nodosilinea sp. PGN35, the genomic stretch TAATGCCCCGCCATCCGCTGCCCCAGCACCTTAATATCCGCCTCGGCGGTGGGGCTTTCGTAGACCAGATCGCCGTCGCTGATGACTACCAGGCGATCGCTCAGCTTCAGCAGCTCGTCCAGGTCTTCGCTGACCAGCAGCACGGCCACACCGCGATTGCGGGCGGCGAGAATCTGGGTGTGGATGTAGTCTACGGCGGAAAAGTCAAGGCCAAAGCAGGGGTTGGCGGCGATCAGCAGGTTGATTGTGGTGGAGGAGAGTTCGCGGGCGAGGACGGTGCGCTGGACGTTGCCGCCGGAGAGGTGGCCCACGGGGGTATCCACCGAGGGCGTTTTGACCGAGAACACCTGCACCAGACCCTCGGCCATGCGGCGAATATTGCTGAGGCTGAGCAGCCCGCCGCGCCTGGCCTGGGGCGGTTTGTCAAAGGTGCGCAGGGCCATATTTTCGGCCACGCTCATGTGGGGGACACAGGCATTGCGCAGGGGTTCTTCGGGCAGGGTGTAGACCTGGTGCTGGGCCATTTCTTTGCGGGTGGACTGGTAGGGGGTGCCGTTGACCAAAATTTCGCCGCTGGAGCGAGGCCGCTGCCCGGCCAACACCTCCACCAGCTCCCGCTGGCCATTGCCCGAAACCCCGGCGATGCCGACGATTTCGCCGCTGTTGATGGTGAGGTTGACGCTGCGCACGGCAGGCAGGCCGTTGTCGCGATCGGCGCAGAGAGCCTTGAGCTCCAGCACCGGGCGGGGGGCGGCGATCGCCACCTTTTCCACCGGGGTAGCCTCCTTC encodes the following:
- a CDS encoding ABC transporter ATP-binding protein, translated to MQATTATPQTKTAPPELEVINLTKRFGTFTALDQVSIKVTPGSFHALLGENGAGKSTLVKCIMGFYTPTSGDVLIDKQSRTIASPKDAHHFGIGMVYQHFTSVPAMTVAENLVLSRYDSPQWINWSEEYDRLEAFMATSPFQIDLRTPIAQLAAGQKQKLEILKQLYLNSRVLILDEPTSVLTPDEADEVLGLLREEVTAGHLSVLMISHKFREVTAFTDEVTVLRKGKLAGHGYVRDLTVADMAQMMLGEKKEATPVEKVAIAAPRPVLELKALCADRDNGLPAVRSVNLTINSGEIVGIAGVSGNGQRELVEVLAGQRPRSSGEILVNGTPYQSTRKEMAQHQVYTLPEEPLRNACVPHMSVAENMALRTFDKPPQARRGGLLSLSNIRRMAEGLVQVFSVKTPSVDTPVGHLSGGNVQRTVLARELSSTTINLLIAANPCFGLDFSAVDYIHTQILAARNRGVAVLLVSEDLDELLKLSDRLVVISDGDLVYESPTAEADIKVLGQRMAGH